The Xyrauchen texanus isolate HMW12.3.18 chromosome 17, RBS_HiC_50CHRs, whole genome shotgun sequence DNA window AAAGAACTGGAATCCTCACACTTTATAGCTCTTacagtatgtttgtttgtgttggatAAATCCTTCTTGGGATAAGCTGCATTTCAGTATATATTATGCATAGGCTGTGGTGTAGCATCTTGGAAGAATAGATTTTATATCGAAGGGGAGCAGTGCAGTTTGGTATATTGGACTTAGAAGTACCATTCCTTTAAATGATGAGTTAGCTGAGGTTACATGCGTTCATCCTTACTGCTCACCTTTCACACATTTATCCAAAAACCAcatgacacaaaaacaacaagGTCCTTTCATGAGCTCATAATTAAATCATTACGCTGAAagaattttttattgtttgttttcaaGAGCAGATAGGATTAGACCACATGCATTTTCATCAAGTTCAGTCATTATTGCATAAAATACAACTGAATCAAATAATGACAAAttcccaacaatgaaaattctttgaagaatgtcaaaaaatgtattcaccgCCTCCTAATTGTAAACTCAGAAATAATTTGTCCAATACTTGGCACAGCTCTTCCCCTTATGAAAGCACTGTTATCAAAAACAGAAAAAGGAATTACAGAGGGGGCTCTGTTCGGACTGCTTTCGTCTAAGTAATCCATTGAGAGGGTAATACAAGAGCATGGGAAGGATTGCAGAAAGAGATCTTATACTGAAGCGACCATAACTATCATAAATCTCTTTTTCTTTTGCCTTTTCACAATTTTCTTTGGTCATTACATGTAGTCGAACAGCTACATTTTGTCTTTCTTCTTGTCAGTCATAGTTCAGTAACTTTTCGTATTCAAACTCGGCCCTAGCTTAATTTCAGGAAACATAACCACTGAAAATAGGAATTatctttctatcaggaagactcgcagacttgagtcttgagatgacatttatttgatgaatataaaacagaaaagtaatgtctctctttggcgcaggctccatctggcggtccgaagaagttgtactcagaaccgtcatatcctgccggagaaaGGAGgcggggcgaggagcctacccccgtgcaggacggaaCTCAACTcatggtggtggggtggtggaggttgccgtgctATCACACTGAAAAAGtcatgtgatagattgtgagcaggcttataaagcaacggcttacatgtgattggctgtgaattacccagctaatggtgtgatgatgtacagctgctaatcttcacgctagaactacactgcgcttacatatCTTGATGTCAAGCGTTAGCATTTCGATTAAAAGAAGACATTACATCATTACACTTGCCACATTGGCACAATTCATTGCAACTCTGAATAAGCCTTATTGCTTAAAAGCACTAcagtttacatttacagttattcATTTTTTAAGTTCTAAATAAAAGGTTTATTTTCAGGGATGTAGCCTACAATCCCTGATAAACTATGATATTCATCAGAAGTTTCCCTTCATTCTTAACCACATATTGGATGAGCTAAAAAGGAACAACAGCAGATGAAAAATATCTACAGAAGACTATATGAATAATAATTATGTTGAAGTGGACTTCTGCGTGATCCTATTAGGCCTCATCCTCATGTTTGTTTACTCCATGCAGCTGCAGGGTTGAAACAGACAAGGCTGAACAAGGAAAAAGGGACAAGTTAGGACAAGGCTAAACATCAGTGAATATATGGAATTAAATTGTGCTTGACAAGGCTCGTCTCTTGTTGTCACggaaaaacataattactcaaaacTTATAGATTTGAAAAAAAGATAATAAATCAATCCTGTTCAAATTGTTTGTGATATGTGGTCAGAAAAGAATCACTGAAAGAAATGTAAGGCTGTATTTACTGAGttaactggtaacactttacaatcatTTGTTATTAGTTAACATctgttaaaaatgttgttaacatgaaataataatgaagaatgcgtttacagcatgtattaatatTGTTTAGTTATTAATTATTGTTTAATGTTTCGGCATAAACTGATTCAATTTTAAAATTAGAAGTTGTATTTGTCAACTTAAtttaatacactatgaactaacaattaacaattgtcaTTTATTAACTACTATCAACAAAGATGACTAAATACGTAaaatatatagttaattttttgtttatgatacctaatgcatgaactaatgttaaagaacctttttgtaaagtgttaccagaaaaGTCGTTGGGTGAAACTAAAGAATGTCTTATCTTTGTTAGATAAAACACTGGGACATTTAAACGTGGAGGACCGTTGTGATCAAGTGGGTGTGGAATCAGCAGACATTCAAGTTATTACTTTACATTATAACTATACTGAAAACATCATACACAGCAATGTTAACAAATGGTATTGTTTTTACTTCTATATTATAATACAGGcctaaaaattaaaacataaaacatgattttattatatTGATTCATATAGGCTATAATTGATTAGGCCTATTTTTTGTATTATCGTTTTTATCCCATATTGCCGTCGCTCGTGTGAATGCTAATATGAATGTGTGTCATTGAGAGAACAAATGGCCACCAGGTCTCCGTAAAGATGCTATCAAGGTAATCTATGTTGACGAGCCATTGCTGTAAATTGAACAAAGGGCTTAAATTGTTGAGTAGCCCTAATGTCGGCGCCTCCATGCTTCAAAGTTCGTATCACCTGCAGGCTATGTAGGCTACAACTGCTAGATTGTCTCTTTAATCATGATGACTTTGTAAGTGAACGTGTAACCTACTGTTCCACTTTTTAAAAGGCCCGTTTGAAAAGAAAGCATCGATTTTACCGATTAGGCTAAACGGttaaatattgttattaaaacatacgatattaaaaatacaaacatatattttttaaatgtgtaataaagTTTTGAATCGTTATAAATTATAAAAGGcatgcaaaaatgtctgttattTAATCTCTTCAGATTTAAACTCTTGCACTGCATAGCAAGAGAGGCAGAACCTACATCAGCAATTCTTTAGCACGATGTGAGGGGTGATATACCCTCAAAAGCTTTTAAAGGATTAATTAAAATTGCGTAATGTATCTCCAACTGGTGTAAAAAGATGCGGACTTCGCACACATGCTGCAGTGACGCGTGGGATGATGCCTGAGTTCAGAACAAAGGCGAAATCACGTGGCAGCGATTGTGAATGCAGCGGGCACGTCCCGGGACTATATAAAAGAGCTGGCATCCCTTCTCTCTCTACACGGAGAAATTCAGGCTTCTCAGGAGAACTCGCTCTAATCTATTGAGGTAACTTGTTACTGTTAATCTTTATTATATGTGCAAGATTCTGGCATttgattgtaaaaaaaactaataaaaagtaCTTCTAAGGTCTCTGAACATTTAAAcgattaaattagtttttatagGCTAGAAGATCGTTAATCAAGATTTCCAGATGTCAGTTTGTGTATATTTACTGATGGTATTTTTTATGGAACAGTGTCAGGACTGAAATGTTTGATGTTAGCATTATTAAAGTAGGCTATGTGAAGAAACTTTACATTGTTAATATTAAAAGTCTTTCACTGTAGTTTAGAGTCTCAGTTGAATGATAAATTACGTTTTGGTCAATTAAGAACTATAGAGATTCAAATCTATACATGTGATCTATTTTCTCTGCCATTTTTAAGATGTAaagatttttcttcttttacattttctttaggtATACTTGTATTTCCATCAAAATGCGGGCTCTGGTTGTGATCCTTGCTCTGGCAGTAATTACTGGTATGAAATAAAGCACTGCACAATCAGGCATTATTTTTACATctgtactgaaatactgaatTAGTAATTTGCAAGATTGGACATTTATGTTTGTAGAGCATCTTTACCAGCATCATCACTTAATTAACTGCAAAGTGTAATTCTCATTTGTCATATATTGCACACAATTGTGaataatttagtatgaaaacAAAGTTTACAGTCTCATTTGCACCCCTTTGCAGGCTGCCATGCTCGTGTCCTGTTTCAGGCTGATGCCACCCAACCCAGATGGGAGGAGATGGTGGACCAATTCTGGCAGTATGTGGCAGAACTCAACTCACATGCTGATGGTGTGGTGCAAAACATCAAGAGCTCCCAGCTTAGCAGAGAGCTTGAGTAAGTCAACATTGTTCAGAAACCCTGTCTTCTAAAAAAACACCACCATTTTGACCACTTAGTAAAGCattctgcaaaaaacaaaaattactaaaacaacacacattcatcttttcacattttctgtgcaTGGCCTGTACAATGCATTGTTTTTACAGCACCCTGATTAGTGACACGATGGCTGAGCTGGGCTCCTACAGTGACAATCTTCAAACCCAGATAGCTCCATATGCCTCTGATGCAACTGGTCAGCTGAGCAAGGATCTCCAGCTCTTGACTACCAAACTGGAGACTGACATGACCAATGCCAAGGAGCGCTCCACTCAGTACCTGCAAGAGCTGAAAACTATGATGGAGCAGAACGCTGATGATGTGAAGAACCGTGTGAACACCTACACTCGCAAACTGAAGAAGCGCTTGAACAAGGACACAGAGGAGATCCGCAAGTAagtctgaatgttttttttaggtGCTTCAGTGTTTTGCAAGTGGTCGAAATTCCAACAGGTATAGTTTAGCATTCTCTGGATGATTTTTGACTATATCAATTAATCTTCTTTTTCAATTCTTGCAGCACCGTGGCTACCTACTTGGAAGAGATGCAGTCTCGTGCTTCCCAGAATGCTGATGCCGTGAAGGAGCGCTTAGAGCCCTACCTAAGCCAGGTCCAAGAGGGTGCCAACCAAAAATTGGGCACCATTTCTGATTTGGTGAAGACCCAGGCACAGGAGGTAAGCGAGCAGCTGGAAGTTCAGGCTGGTGCACTGAAAGAGAAGCTGGAGCAGACCGCTGAGTCCCTGCGTACCTCACTAGAGGGACGCATGGAGGAGTTGACAAGCCTCCTCACCCCATACTCTGAAAAGATCCGTGAGCAGCTGCAGGTCGTCATGGACAAGATCAAGGAGGCCTCAGCAGCTCTTCCCAGTCAAGCTTAAGAACTCTGTACACTGTACAGTTAGAACAATCTACCGTTAACACCAAACATAAAAAGTAGCAAAGATAGAATGGAAGGTTTCTTTACTgaaattttttcatttaatggGAGTGTTAAGAGCTGGACCTGAATTGGTAGTGCTGTCCAATATTGGACAAAATAATAACTGTACTCAACATGTTCATTTACTCTGTATTAACCTACTGTCTGAGGATATCCTTATATTAAATGTCTTTCGTTAGGATACAGTTGAGCAATTTTATGAATCAACTGTCTTGGAAGTTATTAAAGAGGTAATGTTTCCTAGTTAGTGGGGCGAACCtgacattattcaaaataactgtAAACCAACAACAAAAAGTTTTTAACTGCTGAACTCTCAGAAGATGAGCTTTGTTAGccacaactcaaataaatgctTGTTTACTTTTTGTGTGTGAACTTTTTGAATGTGTTTGCAATAAATCTGTGTCCAACTACACAACAAATTTCTGATTTGATTCTTCGGTACTGTAAAGTTTCTTTAGTTCTTCACAGTTTTTAAGGACTTTTTTTGGGGTAACacttaaggttccatttgttaacattagttaacaacattaattaaGATCAACTAACATTGAACatcacttttacagcatttaaattctaataaacaaaaaaaagttgtatttgtttcattagttaatacactatgaactaacaatgaactgttgcatttttaaaagattaataaatgctgtaaaaaatatcttGTTAACTGTTTGTTTATACCTAATACATTAACTTAAGTttacaaatgaaaccttattgtaaagtgttacccccttttttctttcttcttatttaattttttaaacttttttaagtACAAATATTCAATGCAACCTCTCAAATCATATGGGGTTAAGCTACATGCATTACAAATCTAAACCAAAAATctgcattttgtttaaaatagctTTAGATGGATCAttgcatgtcacactgcaggacatgtcaacttctcaAATAGTTAAATGCCAATATTAGGCTTATATACAACAATCCAGTATAATAATTCCCAGACAAAAGAAACAGAAACCTATTATAGTTAAATGCTTtcccaaattatatatatatatatattatcagcaTATTTGTAATACACtgcacaataaattacaaaatgcaTAAACAGGCAGTCAATACACTTCAATAATAATCAAACTGTCTTTTTGCTTATTTCTGTCTATTGGCATGTAATCTGAATTAGAATTTAAATAACAGGCAAAGATATCAGTCAGGCTGAAACACGGACTCTGTAACTTTGTACAACTATGGATATGAGGTTGTATTAAGAGTCCGGAACTTATGCGGGTGAATATATTCTAAACATCCTCTCACTCCCCCCATTTCTCAATTCATCTACTGTAAATGTCACACATCTATCTTCCTCCTTTTGCGCTTACAATAGGACTTATGTAGGCAAGacttacatatacattttatgatattTTGTATAAACACATTTTGGCTCCTCAGCCATAACAAAATCAATTAGGTTTAATACCACACTTTGTGTCCCTCCAAGTTATTAATTGGCATGTCTATTGCATCAGTTTGTGTTCACATGGGTaacataaatgtaataacattaataacattaCAGAGGCAAAAGTAATTTTGTGGAATTAAAATATAAACTGCAACCAAAGAGAATGTGTAAGACTCATCAAGTTATGTGTGTCAAGGATGAGACCAGAGATCCAAGTGTGGAAGCAAAGTAACAGACTTGATTGTAATTGAAACACAGCAGAGCTGACAAAGCGTGATGGAGACCTGGCACTGAATGCAGTGTGGAGATGGAGAGTGTGTTCATAGGTTTGTGTGCGCTGTGGTAGTGTGGAGCACAGATCCGCAAGAAATCTTCTGGAGGATAGTGTGTTCATAGGTTTGTGTGCATCATGGTAGTGTGATGATCAGATCCGCAAGAAATCCTCTGGAAGATAGTGTGTTCGTAGGTTTGTGTGCATTGTGGTAGTGTAAAGAGCAGAGCAGTATAGAGGGGTAACTGATGACGAATACTTAGGTGAAGCATCAAGGCGAGCGATGCAGCCAACAGGAAGGTAACCACAATCTGTGCGCTCCGGCAAAGACTGGCAACCAATACAGAAAACATGTAATGGGACCAACTAGGTCAGAGAGAGAGTGATGAGTAactaaacacacaacaacaacaatctagcaatgaACCCGAAACAGAGTGGGGTAAATATAGGCAGAAAACAAACCATGGTCAGGAGCTGCGCATCAGCTGAAAattggcatgatcagcattcccatggaaacaacCAGGATTCCCATGGAACTGCTGAATCTGTGTGCCAGCAGCACCTGAAACTCATGAAGAGAACGTAAACACAATGGGACAAACCGGCAGATTCACCGTAAAAGTACCCTCCCCCTTTAGGGACGCCACTTGGCGTTCCCAGAAATGTTACCATGATGAAGATGCCCATCGGAGCCCTTTGTCCGGGCAGCCCAGCTGCAGAAACGCAGCCAGAAAAGGGTAAGGAGAGCCCGCGTTCTCGTCAGACTAAGTCGTCGCACAAATCCAACCCTGCTACCCagcattctactggcaaatgACTGAGAGATGtccggtccacctctgatgacgacatcgaggtctaCACAGATACCataatgtgtttcatcaggaagtgcatagatgatatagtgctgaccaaaacaatatggatctaccctaaccagaaacTGTGGATTAATAACAATGTTCGGGCGACACTAAATGCGTGGACCTCCACtctttattgtatattttttatattttaaacaagccagttatgccctatcagagcagccaaacataagtgcagggacaagattgaaggacagtttaacaccaccgactctagaagcttGTGGTAGGGATTTAatatcatcatttacatttatgcatttggcagacacttttatccaaagcgacttacagtgcaattattacagggacaattcccctggagcaacctggagttaagtgtcttgctcaaggacacaatggtgctggccatggggttagaacctgtgaccttctgattaacagccctgtgctttagccactacgccaccaccactccaagtcagtcatcacagacttcaaagggaataaaaactctgacaaaatccatggctatgtgggaccagggtctcgacggGACTGAAAGCGTTTGGAGGAGCCCAGCTTTGTTGCTAGATGCACAAATTGGGCAATGAACCGGTGAATGTCCTGTGCTAGTGAAGGCCTCCAGAATCGCTGTCTAATGAGCGCCTGGGTACAAGCAGCCCCTGGATGGCAGACAACGTTGGACGAGTAGCCCCACCAGAGGACATGTGTCTGGACTTATCGCGGAGCAAATAACAGACCTGTTGGGCACTCGGTGATCGTACTTTAGCCTCTACATCCCAGAACaccatgcccaccacacgagagGTGGGTAGAATTGTGTCCGGAGGGGCGGTTGAGGTCACGATTTCAAAACACTGTGACAAGGCATCGGGCTTAACATTTATAGAGATGATACGGCAGGACGAAATCAAAGCACATAAAAAATTGTGCCCAACGAGCCTGTCTGAAATTTAACCGCTTTGCtccacaaatataaaacaaatgtttatggtCATTCTAGACCACGAAAGGTACCCCTAAACCCTCTAACCAGTGGCGCCACTCACCCAAGGCCAATCTGACAGCTGGCAATTCAAGAAAAAGGCGTACAGATGCATCTTCCAGTCCGATGACGAGCGTTGCGATAGAACAGCTCTTGAGTCGCGGCAAGCTGGCTGTAGTTTCGAATAAAACAGCGACAAAAATTGGTTAACCCAGAAACCTTGGCAAGGATTTGCGGGAATCTGGTTAATTCTTAACCGGATCCATGTGCACTCCTTCAGACGAGACAATGAACCCCAGGAACGTAAACAATTGCGCATGAAAAGAACACTTCACCTTAACAAACAGCCAGTTCTCTAGCAGTCGCTGAAGCACCCGCCTGACATGCTGGACATGAACACTGAAGAAGGATAAACTGAAGAAGGCACAAATCTTCAAGTCAgctaatttaattttaatgaataaaaaaataattaacaaaaatatCAGATTAGAGATGTattaacaagaaaaaaagaatgaataCAGCAAAAAAAGCATGTGCTCACCTCTGccttgaacaaaacaaatatgtttcTTTCCACATCTCAACAATCTCAGCTCAGAACATACAGATTTTCACATGTCCTTCTAGGCCTTGTTTTTATGCGGATAGTGGAAGGATCCATTTATCATCGGTTTTTAGAACAAAACTCCTTCTGAAACTATCAGGTCCATGTAACTTGGCTTTTCCTCAAGATCAAAGGCCCTGTTCTCACACTACTATTCTAATAACTCTATATCTCTTTTTGCTATTTTGAATCTCAAGGAAGACGTGTTGAGATTTGCTCCCAAATTCCATTCGATGCCTCCAGGTCTGCTATATAAAGGAACATGCTGTGCCCCTTGTTATAGTGTTCTTTCTCTGCTCTCTTACTTGTATTCACACTTGTAATGTGCATCTGAATAACAAAAACATAACTGTGCACACTGCTCTGAGAGTGCAAACGAAGaagtaaaaattgttttttaaataaaaacctgaATAGCACTACTGCCAAACATACACCCTTGTACACCCTTCCTCACTCTTTTTACCTATATAATTTCAAGTTATCATCACAATTTAGGCGTAACTGTTTTAGCCCCTGTAGTTTGACATGAGTTCTAAATATGTTAACTAATAATAACTTAATACAAAtttgaaagaagaaagaaagaaaaagattgcATAACCAAACTGAGCTTTACTCCTTAAATGGTCTGTTGTAGTCTTAGCTGAGTGGATCAGCTGATATGCATTTGGTGAAACAGGGATACAGCAACATTcaacacttttattaaaaaacaaattgtgtccTGATTGCATGCATACAAGTGTCTGGCAGAAAATAACCCCGaataacatgtaaatgcttcagaaCATAACAGAAGGCCCAGACTGTCACAGTCCTGTCACTGTGTCAGTCTGGGTTTATGTCTGACAGGACAacacctgtcttgtgtttcgcTGTCTATTTTTGTGTGGGCGCACAGATTCGCTTCTATTCCCTGCCATGCGCTCTTCAGTCTGTCTTATTTCGGTCCTGCTCACGATCCCTTCCCTGTTATGTCCGGTCTGTCATGTTGTCCTGTTTCCCCTACCCCAGCCTGGATTAATTTTCCCCTTCGgggtattttacatttattgtttttccccattgtgggagtttgtgtttgtttatgctttagtaaaaataaatgtcCTTATTTTTtaactctgcgtttgggtcccgCCTCTGCTTGTCTGACACAGACGTCTTACAAGCTCTAACAGAAAGAATCTGTAATGGCACAGCAAGCTATTGTCCAGACAAGCTGATAGAACTATTCTTGATCCATCAAGAAAAGATATGGGCCATCTTTAACTAGATGAATCTAAAAGAAAAAGAGATGGTAAATTATGCATGCATGACCAGGAAGGCAATAAGCAGTTGGCAACTTCAGATTGTCTGAATGGCTTTAAAATAAAAGGTGCTGGAAAGAAGGCAGTTAACAGTcataaaagaaacatttcacCCCCCACCGACTTTAAATATTCAGATGTGACCAGAGGTAATGTCAGTTCAATGCCTCTTTGTTTGGTGCCATATAAAAAATGTCCTCATTTGCACAGAACCTCACTTCCCCTCTTTTGTGTCTAGACACTTTCAACACTTTTTAAGCTATCAGATTTTAACTGTCAGCAATTCCTTTAAAGATGAAGTCTTTTAATGGATGTGCCAGAGTAAAAGAAAGCATGtaataatgcaaaaacaaaaaaataaaacaaaaaaacagatatatttttaactagagataaagaaaaaaaaaaaaacagttcaggTCATTGCTCAACAACAActgttgtgtgagtttgtgtgtcggTCTTGACCAATATGTTTTCAAGCTGCCCACAGTGAATTTTGTGTGTgcctcaaatatttattttaggattcatgcatttcagttttattataaaattccatcaaactaaataaataaaaaaataactttttattgtttttgtaatttttttttacacaattcaatttgaagtaaaaatgttttaatgttaatcttaaaaataggcttatatatatatatatatatatatatatatatatatatatatatatatatatatatatatatatatatatatatatatatattcttttttgtgtgtgtatattacagtaa harbors:
- the LOC127658295 gene encoding apolipoprotein Eb; protein product: MRALVVILALAVITGCHARVLFQADATQPRWEEMVDQFWQYVAELNSHADGVVQNIKSSQLSRELDTLISDTMAELGSYSDNLQTQIAPYASDATGQLSKDLQLLTTKLETDMTNAKERSTQYLQELKTMMEQNADDVKNRVNTYTRKLKKRLNKDTEEIRNTVATYLEEMQSRASQNADAVKERLEPYLSQVQEGANQKLGTISDLVKTQAQEVSEQLEVQAGALKEKLEQTAESLRTSLEGRMEELTSLLTPYSEKIREQLQVVMDKIKEASAALPSQA